GTGCCAGCTTTAAATTTCCGGGATGGTGCAATTCCACCCCAATCCCTCACTCTAGGCAAGGGACTTAAAGGCTAACTAAGCTTTACCAACATATTCGCGGGCATAAACATCGACAATGATCCGCGTACCAGCCGAAATAAATGGTGGCACCATGACGCGCACACCATTGTCCAGAACAGCCGGCTTGTAACTTGACGAAGCCGTTTGGCCTTTCACGACCGCATCGGCTTCAACGATTTCAGCTTCGATTTGATCAGGTAGCTGAACGGAAATTGGTTTCTCTTCGTAAAGCTCGAGCATCACATCCATGCCGTCCTGCAAAAATTCAGCAGCATCACCGAGCAAATCGTTTGGCAATGTGATCTGCTCGTAATTTTCCTTGTCCATAAAGGTCAGCATATCACCATCTGCAAACAGATATTGAAATTCCTTGGTGTCCAGCCGCACCTTCTCAA
This DNA window, taken from Parasphingorhabdus litoris DSM 22379, encodes the following:
- the efp gene encoding elongation factor P, whose protein sequence is MKISGVDIRPGNILDYENGLWKVAKIQHTQPGKGGAYMQVEMKNLVDGRKTNVRFRSADTVEKVRLDTKEFQYLFADGDMLTFMDKENYEQITLPNDLLGDAAEFLQDGMDVMLELYEEKPISVQLPDQIEAEIVEADAVVKGQTASSSYKPAVLDNGVRVMVPPFISAGTRIIVDVYAREYVGKA